A DNA window from Thiobacillus denitrificans ATCC 25259 contains the following coding sequences:
- a CDS encoding CbbQ/NirQ/NorQ/GpvN family protein, translating to MTTNKEQYKVHQEPYYQAQGREVQLYEAAYRNRLPVMVKGPTGCGKSRFVEYMAWKLNKPLITVACNEDMTASDLVGRYLLEANGTRWLDGPLTTAARIGAICYLDEVVEARQDTTVVIHPLTDHRRTLPLDKKGELIEAHPDFQLVISYNPGYQSLMKDLKQSTKQRFAAFDFDYPDAALETTILARETGLDETTAGRLVKIGGVARNLKGHGLDEGISTRLLVYAATLMKDGVDAGDACRMALVRPITDDADIRETLDHAIDATFA from the coding sequence ATGACGACGAACAAGGAACAGTACAAGGTTCACCAGGAACCCTATTACCAGGCGCAAGGCCGCGAAGTGCAGCTTTACGAGGCCGCGTACCGCAATCGCCTGCCGGTCATGGTCAAGGGCCCGACCGGCTGCGGCAAGTCGCGCTTCGTCGAATACATGGCGTGGAAACTGAACAAGCCGCTGATCACGGTCGCGTGCAACGAGGACATGACGGCGAGCGATCTCGTCGGCCGTTATCTGCTGGAAGCGAACGGCACGCGGTGGCTCGACGGGCCGCTCACGACCGCTGCCCGCATCGGCGCGATCTGCTATCTGGATGAGGTCGTCGAGGCGCGCCAGGACACGACCGTCGTCATCCACCCACTGACCGACCACCGCCGCACGCTGCCGCTCGACAAGAAGGGCGAGCTGATCGAGGCGCACCCCGACTTCCAGCTCGTGATCTCGTACAACCCGGGCTACCAGTCGCTGATGAAGGACCTCAAGCAGTCGACCAAGCAGCGCTTCGCCGCGTTCGACTTCGACTACCCGGACGCAGCGCTCGAGACGACGATTCTCGCCAGGGAGACCGGGCTCGACGAGACGACCGCCGGCAGGCTCGTGAAGATCGGCGGCGTGGCGCGCAACCTCAAGGGCCACGGTCTCGACGAGGGCATCTCGACGCGTCTGCTCGTCTACGCCGCGACCCTGATGAAGGACGGCGTCGACGCGGGTGACGCCTGCCGCATGGCGCTCGTGCGCCCGATCACCGACGACGCCGACATCCGCGAGACGCTCGATCATGCGATCGACGCGACGTTTGCTTGA
- a CDS encoding LysR family transcriptional regulator, with protein MRRLTLRQFRIFEAVARHLSFSRAAEELHLSQPAVSMQVRGIEVILGMPLTEQIGRKIFLTDAGREVLHASQAITARLDDLQHNLVQLRGLEQGRLTLAVTSTVNAVATGILARFRARYPDIAIHLGVSNRAEVLDMLVGNQVDLAIMGQVPDHLGLDATRFMDNPLVVIAPPDHPLASRRKVPIETLADEPFLVREAGSGTRGAMERFFAARGLELKSSMEMSSNEAIRQAVQAGLGLGILSLQTLELELALKRLAVLKAEGFPIMRHWYVVHRADKRLSPVAQAFKKFVLGGQGGRRRPA; from the coding sequence ATGAGGCGGCTGACCTTACGCCAGTTCCGGATTTTCGAAGCGGTCGCGCGCCATCTGTCGTTCTCGCGCGCCGCGGAAGAGCTGCATCTCTCGCAGCCCGCGGTGTCGATGCAGGTGCGCGGCATCGAGGTGATTCTCGGCATGCCGCTCACCGAGCAGATCGGGAGAAAGATTTTCCTGACCGACGCGGGCCGCGAGGTACTGCACGCGAGCCAGGCGATCACGGCGCGTCTCGACGACCTGCAGCACAACCTCGTCCAGCTGCGCGGCCTCGAACAGGGGCGGCTCACTCTGGCCGTCACGTCGACCGTGAACGCGGTCGCGACCGGCATCCTCGCCCGCTTCCGCGCGCGCTATCCGGACATCGCGATTCACCTCGGCGTGTCGAATCGCGCCGAGGTGCTCGACATGCTGGTCGGCAATCAGGTCGACCTCGCGATCATGGGGCAGGTGCCCGACCACCTCGGCCTCGACGCGACGCGCTTCATGGACAATCCGCTGGTCGTGATCGCCCCACCCGACCATCCGCTGGCATCGCGGCGCAAGGTGCCGATCGAAACGCTCGCCGACGAACCCTTCCTCGTGCGCGAAGCCGGCTCGGGCACGCGCGGCGCGATGGAACGCTTCTTCGCCGCGCGCGGCCTCGAACTGAAGAGCAGCATGGAAATGAGCAGCAACGAGGCGATCCGTCAGGCGGTTCAGGCCGGACTCGGGCTTGGCATCCTTTCGCTGCAGACGCTGGAACTCGAACTTGCGCTCAAGCGCCTCGCGGTGTTGAAGGCCGAAGGCTTCCCGATCATGCGCCACTGGTACGTAGTGCACCGCGCCGACAAGCGGCTGTCGCCGGTGGCGCAGGCGTTCAAGAAATTCGTGCTGGGGGGACAAGGCGGACGTCGCCGGCCAGCCTAG
- a CDS encoding ribulose-bisphosphate carboxylase, with protein MDQSARYADLSLKEEDLIKGGRHILVAYKMKPKSGYGYLEAAAHFAAESSTGTNVEVSTTDDFTKGVDALVYYIDEASEDMRIAYPLELFDRNVTDGRFMLVSFLTLAIGNNQGMGDIEHAKMIDFYVPERCIQMFDGPATDISNLWRILGRPVVNGGYIAGTIIKPKLGLRPEPFAKAAYQFWLGGDFIKNDEPQGNQVFCPLKKVLPLVYDAMKRAQDDTGQAKLFSMNITADDHYEMCARADYALEVFGPDADKLAFLVDGYVGGPGMVTTARRQYPGQYLHYHRAGHGAVTSPSAKRGYTAFVLAKMSRLQGASGIHVGTMGYGKMEGEGDDKIIAYMIERDECQGPVYFQKWYGMKPTTPIISGGMNALRLPGFFENLGHGNVINTAGGGSYGHIDSPAAGAISLRQSYECWKQGADPIEFAKEHKEFARAFESFPKDADKLFPGWREKLGVHK; from the coding sequence ATGGATCAATCCGCACGTTACGCAGACCTCTCGCTCAAGGAAGAGGACCTGATCAAGGGTGGCCGCCACATCCTGGTCGCCTACAAGATGAAACCGAAGTCCGGCTACGGCTACCTCGAGGCCGCCGCGCACTTCGCCGCCGAGTCGTCGACCGGTACCAACGTCGAAGTCTCGACGACCGACGACTTCACCAAGGGCGTCGACGCGCTCGTCTACTACATCGACGAAGCCAGCGAAGACATGCGGATCGCCTATCCGCTCGAGCTGTTCGACCGTAACGTCACCGACGGCCGCTTCATGCTGGTCTCGTTCCTGACGCTCGCGATCGGCAACAACCAGGGCATGGGTGACATCGAACACGCCAAGATGATCGACTTCTACGTGCCCGAGCGCTGCATCCAGATGTTCGACGGCCCCGCGACCGACATCTCCAACCTGTGGCGCATCCTCGGCCGCCCGGTGGTCAACGGCGGCTACATCGCCGGCACCATCATCAAGCCCAAGCTCGGTCTGCGTCCCGAGCCGTTCGCCAAGGCCGCCTACCAGTTCTGGCTCGGTGGCGACTTCATCAAGAACGACGAACCCCAGGGCAACCAGGTCTTCTGCCCGCTGAAGAAGGTGCTGCCGCTCGTGTACGACGCGATGAAGCGCGCGCAGGACGATACCGGTCAGGCCAAGCTGTTCTCGATGAACATCACCGCTGACGACCACTACGAGATGTGCGCCCGCGCCGACTACGCGCTCGAAGTCTTCGGCCCCGACGCCGACAAGCTGGCGTTCCTGGTCGACGGCTACGTCGGCGGCCCCGGCATGGTGACCACGGCCCGTCGGCAGTACCCCGGCCAGTACCTGCACTACCACCGTGCCGGCCACGGTGCCGTGACCTCGCCTTCGGCCAAGCGTGGCTACACCGCTTTCGTGCTCGCCAAGATGAGCCGCCTGCAGGGGGCTTCGGGCATCCACGTCGGCACCATGGGCTACGGCAAGATGGAAGGCGAAGGCGACGACAAGATCATCGCCTACATGATCGAGCGCGACGAGTGCCAGGGCCCGGTGTACTTCCAGAAGTGGTACGGCATGAAGCCGACGACGCCGATCATCTCCGGCGGCATGAACGCGCTGCGTCTGCCCGGCTTCTTCGAGAACCTCGGTCACGGCAACGTCATCAACACCGCCGGCGGTGGCTCCTACGGCCACATCGATTCCCCGGCGGCCGGCGCGATCTCGCTGCGCCAGTCGTACGAGTGCTGGAAGCAAGGCGCCGATCCGATCGAGTTCGCCAAGGAGCACAAGGAATTCGCGCGTGCGTTCGAGTCGTTCCCCAAGGACGCCGACAAGCTCTTCCCGGGCTGGCGCGAAAAGCTGGGCGTGCACAAGTAA